From the Solanum lycopersicum chromosome 10, SLM_r2.1 genome, one window contains:
- the LOC101268230 gene encoding 3-ketoacyl-CoA synthase 1, with amino-acid sequence MANESIDMEKERLTAEMNFKDSSSVVIKIRQKLPDFLQSVKLKYVKLGYGYSCNPLTLVLVATIFSILTLTGLKLDRFYDTWRNEPTLLLIETSTGLTGLIVLFLLLGVYYVKKPRPVFLVDFACYKPEDERKISVDSFLNMTETNGAFEEETIVFQKKISHRSGLGDETYLPRGITSVPPNLNMKEARAEAEAVMFGALDSLFSKTQIKPEEIGILIVNCSLFNPTPSLSSMIVNHYKLKTDTKSYNLGGMGCSAGLISIDLAKQLLKANPNSYAVVVSMENITLNWYFGNDRSMLLCNCIFRMGGAAMLLSNKSKDRTRSKYELVHTVRTHKGADDNSYNCVYQREDDKGVVGVSLARELMAVAGDALKTNITTLGPSVLPLTEQFRFFMTLVKRKLLKAKVKPYIPDFKLAFEHFCIHAGGRAVLDEIQNNLSLSDWHMEPSRMTLHRFGNTSSSSLWYELAYTESKGRVKKGDRVWQIAFGSGFKCNSAVWKSLRVIDCDEVNANGNPWADCIQRYPVKVALAKQ; translated from the exons atgGCAAATGAAAGTATAGACATGGAAAAAGAGAGACTAACAGCTGAGATGAATTTCAAAGATTCATCTTCAGTTGTTATTAAAATCCGGCAAAAATTGCCGGATTTTTTACAATCTGTTAAGCTCAAATATGTCAAACTTGGTTATGGTTATTCATGTAACCCTCTCACACTTGTTCTCGTTGCTACCATTTTTTCTATACTTACCCTAACCGGTCTAAAATTAGACCGGTTTTACGATACATGGAGAAATGAACCAACTTTACTTTTAATTGAGACTTCAACCGGTCTAACCGGTTTGATAGTACTATTTTTGTTACTAGGggtatattatgtaaaaaaaccTAGACCGgtttttttggttgattttgCGTGTTATAAACCTGAAGATGAACGAAAAATATCTGTCGATTCGTTTTTGAATATGACAGAAACAAATGGTGCATTTGAAGAGGAAACTAtagtatttcaaaaaaagataTCTCATCGTTCAGGTTTAGGTGACGAGACATATTTACCTAGAGGAATCACATCCGTCCCACCAAACCTCAACATGAAAGAGGCACGCGCTGAGGCGGAGGCGGTTATGTTTGGTGCATTGGATTCATTATTTAGTAAAACACAAATCAAGCCAGAGGAAATTGGGATTCTTATAGTGAATTGTAGTTTGTTTAATCCAACGCCATCGCTTTCATCAATGATTGTGAATCACTACAAGCTCAAAACTGACACCAAAAGTTATAATTTAGGTGGAATGGGATGTAGTGCTGGCTTAATTTCAATTGATTTAGCCAAACAATTGTTAAAAGCAAATCCAAATTCATATGCTGTGGTAGTTAGCATGGAAAACATTACATTAAATTGGTATTTTGGAAATGATAGATCAATGTTGCTATGCAATTGTATATTTCGTATGGGAGGAGCAGCTATGCTTTTGTCTAACAAGTCCAAAGATCGAACCCGGTCTAAATATGAGCTGGTCCACACTGTTCGAACTCATAAAGGTGCAGATGACAATAGCTACAACTGTGTGTATCAAAGAGAAGATGACAAGGGTGTCGTAGGGGTGTCACTAGCTCGTGAACTTATGGCCGTAGCTGGTGATGCTCTCAAAACTAACATCACCACCCTAGGGCCATCTGTGTTACCCCTTACTGAGCAATTCAG GTTTTTCATGACATTGGTGAAGAGGAAACTCTTGAAAGCTAAAGTGAAACCCTACATACCGGATTTCAAGCTAGCATTCGAGCATTTTTGTATACACGCGGGAGGAAGGGCAGTATTAGATGAAATACAAAACAACTTAAGCCTAAGTGATTGGCATATGGAGCCATCAAGGATGACACTCCATAGATTTGGTAACACGTCGAGTAGTTCGTTATGGTATGAGTTAGCTTACACAGAATCAAAAGGAAGAGTGAAGAAAGGAGATAGAGTGTGGCAAATTGCATTTGGTTCAGGTTTCAAATGTAATAGCGCAGTTTGGAAATCACTTAGGGTTATTGATTGTGATGAAGTGAATGCAAATGGAAACCCTTGGGCTGATTGCATCCAACGTTACcctgtgaaagttgcccttgcAAAGCAATAG
- the LOC104649457 gene encoding uncharacterized protein — MWASMSLSLAAPAPFATTKPAANCLTPGAPRKFQLYSQLRNLDLAYTAEQKQKIQKKSQTNHLGYTAEQKQRFWKKSQTTNIQQAEEERVQVDLKDEEKKLTGFDVLQALEKATARKMKKKRHGRDSSSLSSSRKVSEQAAEDEAMADYGSKIVRPLSIREDWGTRLDELEKRLNSFKMHNC, encoded by the coding sequence ATGTGGGCCTCGATGAGCCTTTCACTTGCCGCTCCGGCACCATTCGCCACCACTAAACCGGCGGCGAATTGTCTTACGCCCGGAGCTCCGAGGAAGTTTCAGCTCTACTCGCAGCTTAGAAACCTCGATTTAGCATATACGGCGGAGCAAAAGCAGAAAATTCAGAAGAAATCGCAAACAAATCATTTAGGTTATACGGCAGAGCAGAAGCAGAGATTTTGGAAGAAATCACAAACAACGAACATACAACAAGCAGAAGAAGAACGAGTACAAGTAGATTTAAAGGATGAAGAGAAGAAACTTACTGGATTTGACGTATTGCAGGCACTGGAAAAAGCAACGGCAcggaaaatgaagaagaagagacaTGGAAGAGATAGTTCATCGTTAAGTAGTAGTAGAAAAGTGAGTGAACAAGCAgcagaggatgaagctatggcGGATTACGGTAGCAAAATTGTTCGACCATTGAGCATAAGAGAAGATTGGGGAACTCGTTTGGATGAACTGGAAAAAAGACTTAATAGCTTCAAGATGCACAATTGCTAA